The following are from one region of the Corynebacterium hindlerae genome:
- a CDS encoding GtrA family protein, with the protein MKTQGYRFIISGVISAVVDWGVTALTQFLFGFAASRARLVGFIFGTITAYMINRRWTFQADHSWKRLFYVAVLYTVTGWLNMTLYAWGFHLLEPHTPRLVASIGAFVFAQGIATVINFFAQRMFIFKQPKSVIVVEQTP; encoded by the coding sequence ATGAAAACCCAGGGCTACCGCTTCATCATTTCCGGCGTCATCTCGGCCGTTGTTGACTGGGGTGTTACTGCTCTCACCCAGTTCCTGTTCGGATTCGCGGCATCCCGTGCCCGCCTCGTCGGCTTCATCTTCGGCACGATCACCGCCTACATGATCAACCGGCGCTGGACCTTCCAAGCAGACCACTCCTGGAAGCGCCTGTTCTACGTGGCGGTCCTCTACACCGTCACCGGCTGGCTCAACATGACGCTGTACGCCTGGGGATTCCACCTGCTCGAGCCTCACACGCCGCGACTTGTTGCCTCCATCGGCGCATTTGTTTTCGCGCAGGGCATCGCCACAGTGATCAACTTCTTCGCGCAGCGGATGTTTATTTTTAAGCAGCCCAAGAGCGTCATCGTGGTGGAGCAAACCCCATAG
- the glfT1 gene encoding galactofuranosyltransferase GlfT1 produces MLSKTDRVAAVIVTHQRVNMLRESLEVVAAQTRPVEWIIVVDNGCEDAVASLVTQACGSRGVYLPSRTNLGGAGGFAYGFLTALALGADAIWCADDDGRPEGPDVLASLYECALEHGLAEVSPVVVDKAAPSELAFPLRRGLSWRRSRAELGSGFLPGIASLFNGALISAKAMEQIGVPDYRLFIRGDEVEYHRRLVRSGLPFGTCLTCAYLHPNGSDEFKPILGGKMHTQYPSSEAKRFFTYRNRGYLMNQPGMRKLLPQEYARFAWFFLVQERDFAGFREWLRLHKMGRNERFERP; encoded by the coding sequence ATGCTCTCCAAGACTGACCGCGTCGCCGCGGTGATTGTGACGCACCAGCGCGTCAATATGCTGCGCGAATCCCTCGAAGTGGTGGCTGCACAGACCCGCCCCGTCGAGTGGATCATCGTCGTGGACAACGGCTGCGAAGACGCCGTGGCGTCGCTGGTCACTCAGGCGTGCGGTTCCCGCGGAGTATACCTGCCGTCCCGCACCAACCTCGGTGGCGCGGGCGGCTTCGCCTACGGTTTCCTCACAGCGCTCGCGCTGGGGGCCGACGCCATCTGGTGCGCCGACGACGACGGCCGTCCCGAGGGGCCGGACGTTCTGGCTTCCTTGTACGAGTGCGCCCTTGAGCACGGCCTGGCGGAAGTATCCCCAGTCGTGGTGGACAAAGCAGCGCCTTCTGAACTGGCTTTCCCGCTCCGCCGTGGCCTCAGCTGGCGCCGGTCTCGTGCGGAACTCGGCAGCGGCTTCCTGCCCGGCATCGCGTCCCTGTTCAACGGTGCGCTGATCTCCGCCAAAGCCATGGAACAAATCGGTGTGCCGGACTACCGCCTCTTCATCCGTGGCGACGAAGTCGAATACCACCGCCGCCTCGTCCGCTCCGGGCTCCCCTTCGGCACCTGCCTGACCTGCGCATATCTCCACCCCAATGGCTCCGACGAATTCAAGCCAATTTTGGGTGGCAAAATGCACACCCAATACCCGTCCTCCGAAGCCAAGCGCTTCTTCACCTACCGCAACCGCGGCTACCTCATGAACCAGCCCGGCATGCGCAAACTCCTGCCCCAGGAATACGCCCGCTTTGCGTGGTTCTTCCTCGTGCAGGAGCGGGACTTTGCCGGTTTCCGCGAATGGCTAAGGCTGCACAAGATGGGGCGTAATGAGAGGTTTGAGCGACCTTAG
- the wzt gene encoding galactan export ABC transporter ATP-binding subunit Wzt/RfbE — MVSIDTHNACVDFPIFDAKSRSMKKAFLGAAGGAIGRNSNNTVVVEALRDVNLHLREGDRVGLVGHNGAGKSTLLRLLSGIYEPTRGSAHIRGRVAPVFDLGVGMDPEISGYENIIIRGLFLGQTRKQMKAKMDEIAEFSELGEYLAMPLRTYSTGMRIRLALGVVTSIEPEILLLDEGIGAVDAAFMAKARSRLQELVERSGILVFASHSNDFLAQLCDTALWVDHGTIRQAGTVPEIVEAYEGKGAADHVRRLIKRMEEEA, encoded by the coding sequence ATGGTTTCAATTGATACACACAACGCCTGCGTCGACTTCCCCATCTTCGATGCCAAGTCCCGCTCCATGAAAAAGGCCTTCCTCGGCGCCGCTGGCGGTGCGATTGGACGAAACTCCAACAACACCGTGGTGGTGGAAGCACTCCGCGACGTCAACCTGCACCTACGGGAAGGCGACCGCGTGGGGCTCGTCGGGCACAACGGCGCCGGCAAATCCACCCTGCTTCGCCTGCTGTCCGGCATCTACGAACCCACCCGCGGCTCCGCGCACATCCGCGGCCGCGTCGCACCCGTCTTTGACCTGGGCGTGGGTATGGACCCGGAGATCTCCGGCTACGAAAACATCATCATCCGTGGTCTCTTCCTCGGCCAGACCCGCAAGCAGATGAAAGCGAAGATGGATGAGATCGCGGAGTTCTCCGAGCTCGGCGAATACCTGGCCATGCCACTGCGCACCTACTCCACCGGCATGCGCATCCGCCTAGCGCTCGGCGTGGTCACCTCCATCGAACCGGAAATCCTGCTCCTCGACGAAGGCATCGGCGCCGTCGACGCCGCCTTCATGGCTAAGGCCCGCTCCCGTCTGCAAGAGCTGGTGGAGCGCTCCGGCATCCTAGTGTTCGCCTCTCACTCCAACGACTTCCTCGCGCAGCTCTGTGACACCGCCCTCTGGGTCGACCACGGCACCATCCGCCAAGCTGGCACCGTCCCCGAGATCGTGGAAGCATACGAAGGTAAAGGCGCCGCCGACCATGTTCGTCGCCTGATCAAGCGAATGGAAGAGGAAGCCTAA
- the wzm gene encoding galactan export ABC transporter permease subunit Wzm/RfbD has product MTRVDATDAPASRSMTLTAAWNDLVRGFNQHELWLQLGWQDIKQRYRRSVLGPLWITIATGVMALALGLLYSLLFRIPLAEFLPHVTVGLIMWGFISGAIKEGADIFIDNEGLIKQLPSALSVHVYRLVWRQTLFLLHNMVIWVLLMLIFPRPLGWDLLLAIPALILLIVNGVWVSMFFGIIATRYRDVAPLLEALVQLLFYVTPIVWTTTTLKTAGPEMATRARIVELNPLYHYMEVVRAPLIGAPLPAYHWYVVLSCTAGGLILAMLAMKQWRYRVSYWV; this is encoded by the coding sequence ATGACCCGCGTCGATGCCACCGACGCGCCAGCATCCCGATCCATGACCTTAACCGCAGCGTGGAACGACCTCGTGCGCGGTTTCAACCAGCACGAACTGTGGTTGCAGCTCGGCTGGCAGGACATCAAGCAGCGTTACCGACGCTCCGTGCTGGGCCCCCTTTGGATCACCATTGCTACGGGTGTCATGGCGCTCGCCCTCGGCCTGCTGTACTCGCTGCTGTTTAGGATCCCGCTCGCGGAATTCCTGCCTCACGTCACTGTCGGCCTGATCATGTGGGGATTTATTTCCGGTGCCATTAAAGAAGGCGCCGACATCTTCATCGACAACGAAGGCCTCATTAAGCAGCTCCCCTCCGCTCTCTCAGTCCACGTGTACCGCCTGGTGTGGCGCCAAACGCTTTTCCTGCTGCACAACATGGTGATCTGGGTGCTGCTGATGCTGATCTTCCCCCGCCCCCTCGGTTGGGACCTGCTACTCGCAATCCCCGCGCTTATCCTGCTGATCGTCAACGGCGTGTGGGTGTCGATGTTCTTCGGCATTATCGCTACCCGCTACCGCGACGTGGCACCGCTGCTGGAAGCGCTGGTGCAGCTGCTGTTCTACGTCACGCCTATCGTCTGGACCACTACCACCCTCAAAACCGCCGGACCGGAGATGGCAACCCGAGCCCGCATCGTCGAGCTCAATCCGCTGTACCACTACATGGAAGTGGTCCGCGCGCCACTGATCGGTGCACCGCTTCCCGCCTACCACTGGTATGTCGTCCTCAGCTGCACCGCAGGTGGCCTCATCCTGGCGATGCTGGCGATGAAACAATGGCGCTACCGCGTGAGCTACTGGGTGTAA
- a CDS encoding aminotransferase class V-fold PLP-dependent enzyme: MFDVAYARGHYTSLSDGWTYLNAHVHAQIPERVSSAVSTAFRTSALLDARIPTSGSHSRSQENRSSLGVSHVAAARVAVADLVGSVPERVVLGANKQILLNCLAEALQPRLRRTTQMVLNRVDPESTNEPFLRRDASVVWAEPDLGTGELPAWQYEEVVNGSTRLVMVPAAHALTGTVTKISEISDIVRAKSRAWLVVDASAVAAYRPISIDDWGADVVVVDFAKMGGPQFAALVFRDTSMFPLLKSLNSAAPADSAAKLEIGELSPGLAGGVSAIVDHFAGLVESGGTRSTRLQRSMVEVDRYSRQLTRHLLNSLLGLPKVHVLGITGEAAGKDALYLDRVPRISFMVNGVPAATVQKRLLTNGLVTELSPRDPLLEAMGAFEEGGAITVGLAPYNTMNDIDQLTRVLASLA, encoded by the coding sequence ATGTTTGACGTCGCGTACGCGAGAGGTCACTACACCTCGCTGAGCGATGGTTGGACGTATCTGAATGCCCACGTGCATGCGCAAATTCCCGAGCGAGTATCTTCTGCTGTGTCGACGGCGTTTCGCACCTCTGCGCTTCTCGACGCCCGCATCCCCACCTCTGGTAGCCATTCGCGCTCTCAGGAAAACCGCTCCAGTCTGGGGGTGAGCCATGTTGCGGCTGCCCGCGTGGCGGTTGCTGATCTGGTGGGCTCTGTTCCAGAACGCGTGGTTTTGGGGGCTAACAAGCAGATTTTGCTGAACTGTTTGGCGGAGGCGCTGCAGCCACGTTTGCGGCGTACTACCCAGATGGTGCTGAACCGAGTTGACCCAGAGTCGACCAATGAGCCGTTTCTTCGTCGTGATGCGTCCGTGGTGTGGGCGGAACCTGATCTGGGGACCGGTGAGTTGCCGGCCTGGCAATACGAAGAGGTGGTCAACGGTTCCACACGACTGGTAATGGTCCCTGCGGCCCATGCCCTCACCGGAACAGTGACGAAAATCTCAGAAATTTCAGATATTGTGCGGGCAAAATCCCGGGCTTGGCTGGTGGTTGATGCCTCCGCTGTGGCTGCCTACCGGCCGATCTCCATTGATGACTGGGGTGCGGATGTCGTGGTGGTTGACTTCGCCAAGATGGGCGGGCCACAGTTTGCCGCTCTGGTATTTCGTGACACCTCCATGTTCCCGCTGCTCAAGTCCCTCAATAGTGCTGCTCCGGCGGATTCCGCTGCGAAGCTAGAAATCGGTGAGTTGTCCCCTGGCCTGGCAGGAGGTGTCAGCGCGATCGTCGATCACTTCGCGGGATTGGTGGAAAGTGGTGGCACGAGGAGCACTCGGCTGCAGCGATCCATGGTGGAAGTTGATCGTTATTCGCGTCAGCTCACTCGCCATTTGCTCAATTCCTTGCTTGGTCTGCCGAAGGTGCACGTGCTGGGCATTACCGGCGAAGCTGCTGGTAAGGACGCGCTCTATTTGGATCGCGTGCCACGGATATCTTTCATGGTGAATGGAGTTCCGGCAGCGACGGTACAGAAGCGACTGCTCACTAATGGTTTGGTGACGGAACTGAGCCCGCGTGACCCGCTGCTTGAGGCGATGGGTGCTTTCGAGGAAGGCGGTGCCATCACGGTCGGCTTGGCGCCGTACAACACCATGAATGACATTGACCAGCTCACTCGGGTGTTGGCGTCGCTCGCATAG
- a CDS encoding glycosyltransferase 87 family protein: MPFLILLSGWALSRWLMVKQTFGRQRWIFGDVHYYFSEIAKERTGQVALKEYPEANLWLIRLIDRFAPDTQSGVEYWYVGFILVLDLLFLAVLIHRKHYLAGAFWVAFGFVVGPIYLTRLDLIPGLLVGVFAYLLARHPKVSAAFLGAATMMKLWPGVLATVLVGSIKSKQSWLRISVFGGTLVAMALVTILTQGVDRLLSPLQYQSDRGLQIESIAATPFMVLASTGGGEYTVRYAESKSFEITGPGVDVATQLANIALYLTVLAAALIVLRRLSKHTWRSWESIALSMVLIVAVLVTNKVFSPQYMVWLAPITAVSLCFTHAKHARINAVLVLLITWLTQYVYPGHYDSLMTNDPDFLPTLALTTRNVLMVVLLGVTISWWRHEARQPMRATPTPE; encoded by the coding sequence GTGCCTTTTCTGATTCTGCTTTCGGGTTGGGCGCTGAGCCGTTGGTTGATGGTCAAACAGACCTTCGGGCGTCAGCGCTGGATTTTCGGCGATGTCCACTATTACTTCTCGGAGATCGCCAAGGAGCGCACCGGCCAGGTGGCTTTGAAGGAATACCCGGAGGCAAATCTGTGGCTCATCCGGCTGATTGATCGCTTCGCCCCGGACACCCAGTCCGGGGTCGAATACTGGTACGTCGGCTTCATCTTGGTGCTTGACCTGCTCTTTTTGGCTGTCCTCATTCACAGAAAGCACTACTTAGCGGGCGCATTTTGGGTGGCTTTCGGTTTTGTGGTTGGCCCGATCTACCTCACCCGCCTCGACCTCATCCCTGGCCTGCTGGTGGGCGTGTTTGCGTACTTGCTGGCGCGGCACCCGAAAGTCTCAGCTGCGTTCCTCGGCGCCGCCACGATGATGAAGTTGTGGCCAGGTGTCCTGGCAACGGTGCTGGTGGGGAGCATAAAGAGCAAGCAATCGTGGCTGCGTATCAGTGTTTTTGGTGGCACGCTCGTCGCCATGGCGCTGGTGACCATCCTCACCCAGGGGGTTGATCGACTGCTGTCACCGTTGCAATACCAGTCTGATCGGGGGCTGCAGATCGAATCGATAGCTGCCACACCTTTCATGGTGCTGGCGTCCACGGGCGGCGGCGAATACACGGTTCGCTATGCGGAATCGAAAAGCTTCGAGATCACGGGCCCAGGGGTGGACGTCGCTACGCAATTGGCTAACATCGCCCTTTACTTGACCGTGTTGGCCGCTGCGCTCATCGTGCTGCGTCGCCTAAGCAAACACACCTGGCGCTCCTGGGAATCCATCGCGCTGTCCATGGTGCTGATCGTTGCGGTGCTGGTGACGAACAAGGTTTTCTCCCCGCAGTACATGGTGTGGCTCGCCCCGATCACAGCCGTGAGTCTCTGCTTCACTCACGCGAAGCACGCGCGGATCAATGCAGTGCTGGTGCTTCTCATCACCTGGCTAACGCAGTACGTCTATCCAGGTCACTACGACAGCTTAATGACGAACGACCCGGACTTCCTGCCCACCCTCGCCCTCACCACCCGCAACGTGTTGATGGTGGTTCTCCTCGGGGTGACGATCAGCTGGTGGCGCCACGAAGCACGCCAGCCTATGCGAGCGACGCCAACACCCGAGTGA
- a CDS encoding NAD(P)H-quinone oxidoreductase: MRAIEIQEKLTLTEVPTPELKDGEVLVKVHAAGVNRGDVLQAAGHYPPPPGASEIMGLECAGEIADPGTTSREKGEKVACLLAGGGYAEFVAVPEGQLLSIPEGWTTTEAAAIVEVACTVHSNMQLAGLKQSNTLLIHGGAGGIGTFAIQYAKALGCTVAVTAGSAEKLATCQELGADILINYKEEDFAEVMKNKCDVILDIMGAKYLDQNVKALAMDGHLVIIGMQGGVKGELNIGRLLTKRGSISATALRARDLADKARIVRDTEATVWPLLNDGQIKHHLSTTLPLAEAEKAHQLLKEGAVTGKIILTVA; encoded by the coding sequence ATGCGTGCTATTGAAATCCAGGAAAAACTTACTCTCACGGAAGTCCCAACGCCTGAGCTGAAGGATGGGGAGGTGCTGGTGAAGGTTCATGCCGCGGGTGTGAATCGCGGTGATGTGTTGCAGGCTGCGGGCCACTACCCGCCTCCTCCAGGTGCGAGCGAGATTATGGGGTTGGAGTGCGCGGGGGAGATTGCTGACCCTGGCACAACGTCCCGTGAGAAGGGCGAAAAGGTTGCTTGTCTGCTGGCTGGTGGTGGTTATGCGGAGTTCGTGGCTGTCCCTGAGGGCCAGTTGCTGAGCATTCCGGAAGGTTGGACCACCACTGAGGCTGCGGCGATCGTGGAGGTGGCCTGCACGGTGCATTCAAATATGCAGCTGGCGGGCCTCAAGCAGAGCAACACGTTGCTGATCCACGGTGGTGCGGGTGGCATTGGCACCTTTGCGATTCAGTATGCGAAGGCCCTTGGCTGCACTGTCGCGGTGACGGCAGGCAGCGCCGAAAAGCTTGCTACCTGTCAGGAACTTGGTGCGGACATCCTCATTAACTACAAGGAGGAGGATTTCGCTGAGGTGATGAAGAATAAGTGCGACGTGATCCTGGACATTATGGGCGCGAAGTACTTGGATCAGAATGTCAAAGCCTTGGCGATGGACGGCCACCTCGTCATCATCGGCATGCAGGGCGGCGTGAAGGGCGAGCTGAACATCGGTCGGCTGCTCACCAAACGCGGTAGCATCTCCGCAACCGCCCTGCGCGCCCGCGACCTCGCCGACAAGGCCCGCATCGTGCGCGATACCGAAGCGACCGTATGGCCGCTGCTTAACGACGGCCAGATCAAGCATCACTTAAGCACCACCCTCCCGTTGGCTGAGGCCGAAAAGGCACACCAGCTGCTCAAGGAAGGCGCTGTCACTGGGAAGATTATTCTCACTGTCGCCTAG
- a CDS encoding LCP family protein, whose amino-acid sequence MTEGGKHSDNFGDDVARDRYGRPILDRYGRPVRKRPNTRMTQPPQRRPRREEQPRPTQQYPAAGQRPAQQYPAPGQRPASQPRQYFPPPQQQSRPQRYQPQPYNPPVKKRRKTPRTVGCLRGVMTLAVLLAVALVGSFVWADTKLTRVEALPAQRISNTAGVNWLLVGSDSRQGLSEDEIAKLNTGGDIGVGRTDTIMLLHIPTSGQPTLISIPRDSYVNIPGYGQNKINSAFTTGGPQLLTQTVEQATGLRIDHYAEIGFGGFSGMVDAVGGVEICVDEPIADDVISLYLDAGCQEMDGPTALSYVRTRATPMGDLDRVARQRKFFAALMDKATSPATIANPLRTIPLISHTGSAFIVDEDDHAWHLARVALALKGGTRTETIPLDGFADTEVGSVVLWDEAATEELLGPLR is encoded by the coding sequence ATGACCGAAGGTGGCAAGCATTCCGACAACTTTGGTGACGACGTAGCACGCGACCGCTACGGGCGTCCCATTCTTGACCGCTACGGGCGGCCAGTGCGCAAGCGACCGAACACGCGGATGACGCAGCCACCTCAGCGTCGTCCCCGGCGCGAGGAACAACCGCGCCCTACTCAGCAATATCCCGCTGCGGGGCAGCGGCCTGCCCAGCAGTACCCAGCCCCGGGGCAGCGGCCTGCTTCCCAACCCCGACAGTATTTTCCCCCACCGCAGCAGCAATCCCGCCCACAGCGCTATCAGCCACAGCCCTACAATCCGCCGGTAAAGAAGCGGCGGAAGACCCCACGTACTGTCGGCTGTCTCCGTGGTGTCATGACACTTGCTGTGCTCCTGGCGGTTGCACTGGTCGGATCCTTCGTGTGGGCGGATACAAAGCTCACTCGAGTGGAGGCGCTGCCTGCTCAGAGAATCAGCAATACTGCCGGGGTGAACTGGCTGCTTGTGGGTTCTGATTCGCGCCAAGGCTTGAGCGAGGACGAGATAGCGAAGCTGAACACAGGTGGCGATATTGGTGTGGGCCGTACGGACACGATTATGTTGCTGCATATTCCGACTTCGGGCCAGCCGACACTCATTTCGATTCCGCGCGATTCCTATGTGAACATTCCGGGCTATGGCCAGAACAAAATCAACTCTGCCTTCACTACCGGTGGTCCGCAGCTGCTGACCCAGACCGTAGAGCAGGCCACAGGACTGCGGATTGACCACTATGCCGAGATTGGTTTCGGTGGTTTTTCGGGCATGGTTGATGCAGTCGGTGGCGTGGAGATTTGCGTCGATGAGCCTATTGCGGACGATGTGATTAGCTTGTACCTCGATGCGGGATGCCAGGAGATGGACGGCCCAACGGCGCTCAGTTATGTCCGCACCCGCGCCACCCCGATGGGAGATTTGGATCGTGTCGCGCGCCAACGGAAATTCTTTGCTGCGCTAATGGACAAGGCGACCTCCCCCGCCACAATCGCGAATCCGCTGCGCACTATTCCTCTGATTTCCCATACAGGTTCGGCATTCATTGTGGACGAGGACGATCACGCATGGCATCTAGCGCGGGTCGCGCTGGCTCTGAAGGGTGGCACCCGGACGGAAACTATTCCACTGGACGGTTTCGCCGACACCGAGGTCGGATCAGTGGTGTTGTGGGATGAGGCTGCCACCGAGGAGCTACTGGGGCCACTGCGTTAA
- a CDS encoding S41 family peptidase, with product MLRKILLSFVALFIIAAALGGYLYGPMLTGITTGKIRYLVKPSPERYAKDALAIVETLAINADSPEFTQAKDVALEAATTAKSFEDTYEPLRAALKAGGGKHSNFLAPSDNELSTVDSAEMPVVEKRGELAYLKLPALSRGEAGPSYATILTDGIHEHARCGAIIDLRGNGGGDMGPMLGGLSPLLPDGTALEFVSRTATTQVTVEGNAVKGGGTPTTTNGGKRDVPTAVLTDADTASSGEATMLAFRGLPNSRSFGAPTAGYASGNVVIDLYDGAGLMITTAKDRARTGEEFSDDPIQPDVTTEDPEADAAAWLRQQCTTWR from the coding sequence GTGTTACGTAAAATCTTGCTTTCATTCGTCGCGTTATTCATCATTGCCGCAGCCCTCGGTGGCTACCTTTATGGCCCCATGCTCACTGGGATCACCACTGGAAAAATCCGCTACCTGGTGAAACCTTCCCCTGAGCGTTATGCCAAAGATGCGTTAGCCATCGTGGAAACCTTGGCCATCAATGCCGATTCCCCAGAGTTCACGCAGGCCAAAGACGTTGCCCTGGAGGCTGCGACAACCGCCAAGAGCTTTGAGGACACATACGAGCCGCTACGCGCAGCACTCAAAGCTGGTGGCGGTAAGCATTCGAACTTCCTCGCCCCAAGTGACAACGAATTAAGCACTGTGGATTCTGCGGAGATGCCGGTCGTCGAAAAGCGTGGCGAGCTCGCCTACCTCAAACTCCCCGCGCTCAGCCGTGGCGAGGCCGGCCCCTCCTACGCCACCATTCTCACCGACGGCATTCACGAGCACGCCCGCTGCGGAGCCATCATCGACCTGCGTGGCAACGGGGGCGGCGACATGGGCCCTATGCTCGGCGGCCTCAGCCCGCTCCTGCCTGACGGCACCGCCTTGGAATTCGTCTCACGGACGGCCACTACCCAGGTCACCGTAGAAGGCAACGCCGTCAAAGGCGGTGGCACCCCGACCACCACTAACGGCGGCAAGCGGGACGTCCCTACCGCCGTGCTTACCGACGCCGATACCGCCTCCTCTGGTGAAGCAACCATGCTCGCGTTCCGCGGACTGCCAAACTCCCGCAGCTTCGGAGCCCCCACCGCAGGATACGCGTCCGGCAACGTCGTAATCGACCTCTACGACGGCGCCGGCCTGATGATCACCACCGCAAAAGACCGTGCCCGCACCGGAGAAGAGTTCTCCGATGATCCCATCCAACCCGACGTCACAACCGAAGATCCAGAAGCCGACGCCGCCGCCTGGCTCAGGCAACAGTGCACTACCTGGAGATAA
- a CDS encoding helix-turn-helix domain-containing protein — protein MEVICHLDRMLEEKGMTLAELSKLVDITAVNLSVLKNNRAKAVRFTTLAALCEALNCQPGDLFSVT, from the coding sequence ATGGAGGTCATTTGCCACCTCGATCGAATGTTGGAAGAAAAAGGCATGACTCTGGCGGAACTGTCGAAACTAGTCGATATCACCGCGGTCAACCTCTCCGTCCTGAAAAACAACCGGGCAAAAGCTGTCCGCTTCACCACCCTTGCAGCGCTCTGCGAAGCACTCAATTGTCAACCAGGAGATTTGTTCAGTGTTACGTAA
- a CDS encoding DUF2975 domain-containing protein — protein sequence MDKKALRGISAANFGYTFILFLIGVSIFRLVFFQELSSPIGLLVSDVKSIHIPLEALKEGQPAIFLSSFVIKTIASIALCVTLLLAGRNFLKGDFFNRTNVKMFKVASWAALAYFFGQFFEMTGNNWVSATEGVQRNALPNGVDDPAFIPMYILMMVLTVTAIALNRAVKMQEDQEGLI from the coding sequence ATGGACAAGAAAGCCCTCCGCGGCATCAGCGCTGCCAACTTCGGCTACACCTTCATTCTGTTCCTCATCGGTGTAAGCATCTTCCGGCTCGTATTTTTCCAAGAGCTTTCCAGCCCGATCGGCCTACTGGTCTCCGATGTCAAGAGCATTCACATTCCTCTGGAGGCCCTCAAGGAAGGGCAGCCAGCCATTTTCCTCAGCAGCTTCGTCATCAAGACGATTGCCAGCATCGCACTGTGCGTGACTTTGCTTCTCGCGGGCCGCAACTTCCTCAAGGGCGATTTCTTCAATCGCACCAACGTAAAGATGTTCAAAGTTGCCAGCTGGGCGGCACTGGCCTACTTCTTCGGCCAATTCTTCGAGATGACGGGTAACAACTGGGTGTCCGCCACCGAAGGCGTCCAGCGCAACGCGCTCCCCAATGGCGTGGACGATCCTGCCTTCATCCCGATGTACATCCTGATGATGGTTTTGACCGTTACGGCCATCGCTCTTAACCGCGCCGTGAAAATGCAGGAAGATCAGGAGGGCCTGATTTAA
- a CDS encoding TetR-like C-terminal domain-containing protein has product MNLKQVAAAVGVPLNDAQDVFPTEESFREELLAQCTQRLNSHLPSSIDTADFEQAATQFADGYLSFASTSPLHFTAYNSLARTCVFPTDFEADLDTLPIDPVFARLLEITRNYMRELGSPQSPWLWSAATVVLYSGIHGITHLHCQGATRRLSKSGRKLLFNAVINHVIHACRIVLPEGNAFELAPHTYRSDLLPSTELGVDKASALRERLFEGAVRVVHQEGINLLTVERAAASANIPLHTARQLLAPDQSFQHQLCDHLGATMKMHLMAQFGQLSNTPHPFELSKAIGAAYIGLAVSFPKHFDVYTLIYEQSIMPDSSPDVPMGEAMQFLFDTTRQVLEVSGTPPSTIQIFEASLNLWATAHGLATLQSSGPFSHLPADLRMTLISTLLNISGTSLITRLRLVSPEEAKSQMVRIEQH; this is encoded by the coding sequence GTGAATCTAAAACAGGTAGCTGCTGCGGTGGGCGTACCACTAAACGACGCCCAGGACGTGTTCCCCACTGAAGAGTCATTCCGTGAAGAGCTGTTGGCCCAATGCACACAGCGTTTGAACTCCCATCTCCCGTCGTCGATCGATACAGCCGACTTCGAGCAAGCAGCGACCCAGTTTGCGGACGGCTACCTTTCGTTCGCATCGACATCCCCACTGCACTTCACTGCATACAACTCCTTGGCCCGCACCTGCGTTTTTCCAACAGATTTTGAGGCTGACCTGGACACGCTCCCGATAGATCCAGTGTTTGCTCGACTGCTAGAGATCACCCGCAATTACATGCGCGAGCTAGGGTCTCCCCAATCCCCTTGGCTCTGGTCAGCGGCCACCGTGGTGCTCTATTCCGGGATTCACGGCATCACGCACCTACACTGCCAAGGCGCAACAAGACGGCTGAGCAAAAGTGGACGAAAGCTACTGTTCAACGCCGTAATCAACCATGTCATTCACGCCTGTCGGATCGTGCTGCCAGAGGGGAATGCCTTTGAACTCGCGCCCCACACATATCGAAGTGACCTACTGCCTTCTACTGAATTAGGCGTCGATAAGGCCAGTGCGTTGCGGGAGCGGCTTTTCGAAGGCGCCGTTAGAGTCGTGCACCAGGAGGGCATCAACCTACTAACCGTGGAACGCGCCGCAGCCTCGGCCAACATTCCCCTGCACACTGCCCGCCAGCTACTCGCACCCGACCAATCCTTCCAACATCAGCTCTGCGACCACCTGGGTGCCACCATGAAAATGCACCTCATGGCGCAGTTTGGTCAGCTGTCCAACACGCCGCACCCCTTCGAACTCAGCAAAGCTATCGGCGCAGCATATATCGGGTTAGCGGTGTCTTTCCCAAAGCATTTTGATGTCTACACCCTCATCTACGAACAGTCCATCATGCCCGACAGCAGCCCCGACGTACCAATGGGCGAAGCCATGCAATTTCTGTTTGACACCACCCGACAAGTGCTGGAAGTATCTGGCACTCCCCCATCAACAATTCAGATTTTCGAAGCATCTTTAAACCTATGGGCCACCGCCCACGGCCTAGCAACACTGCAATCCAGTGGCCCCTTTTCCCACCTACCAGCAGACCTGCGGATGACCCTCATCAGCACCTTACTGAACATTTCGGGCACATCACTCATTACCCGGCTCCGTTTAGTCTCGCCAGAAGAGGCCAAAAGCCAGATGGTTCGCATCGAGCAGCACTAG